TAGAAGACATAATATACTCCATAAAAACTTGTTTATTGGTAAACACTGCTGCATTTTGGCAGCGTGTATAAACGCTGTGCTAATCTCGTAGCAATACTTTTTATAAAATGCTTAGATTTATCAAACTAATAGTTGAGCAAAACAAAATCAGGTAGTTTTTTTGTACCTCTGTAGTGTTACATTGTTAGTTAATAATTGCATCACAAGGTCAGCTAGAGCTATCTTGTTTAATAATCGACAAGACAGCATAATAGATGAATGCTGTTTCCTAAATTTTTAGCAAAACACTAATGAAAAATCAGAGGTTTAAGTGGCGCATTTTGTATTTGTTTATATGTCAAGAATGACTTGCTGACGTTATTTTAATTTAGAGAAAATGCAGCTCCTTTTAACTTGTCAATTCTTGAAAATGTTGCTTTAGCACCACTAATTAGCTGAATAAAAATTAAAAGAATCTTGCTGATAGTGGCTTTAGTACCGAATGCTTTTACCGTTTTTAAAATTCCCTGGTAGGGAATGCTTGTAACCATTACACTCCTCCCTTATAGGAAGAACCTTATTTGTATAGCTGTAGAAATATAACAATATACAAACTTGAATTACGAACTAAATATTTTTTTAGTTCATTTATCTAGAGAAGATGCCACCTATAGAAATTATGATTGAAACTTTTGAATTTCTAGTTTCAACTTACTTGAATATAAGATAAAGAAAAAACAAAAAATCAAATAGAGCTTTTGCCTATTTTTACTATAACTTTATTTTGCCAGTTGTTTAGATGGATTTCATTAAAGTTTTAATGAAGCAATACACAAGTTTGCATAAGTTTGAAGTTCGAAGACGAATAGACTAACTGGTATTTTAAAAACTTCATGAAGCAGGATAAATGAAGTATTATGTAGTGATTTTTTACTATTATTTGTTAGTATGCTTTTTCCACTGTGATGTTGATATTAATGAGCTCGCATTTTGTTCTTGCTGTCGTCGCTGCAAAATAACACTAGCACAATCGCTTAATTGTGGATCGCGGTAGGGAATCGCTGCACGTGTGAGAAGATGCTCTTGTTCTTCTGGCGATAATGTAGGAAGAGCAATAGATTCCCAAGCTGCGACTGTTCCTGGCGCTCGCCTTCCGACTGGTGGCGTTGAACCTATGTTTAATCCAGCTTGGATCAATGCAGTACGTACCGCAGCTGCACACGAATAAGTGGCTAAACGTCCATCAGGAGCTAAACATAAAGCAACGCACTTAAGAAATTCTACTGTCCACAGTTGCGGGCAATGTGGTGGTGAGAAGGGATCGAGAAAAATAGCATCAGCTTGAAAGTTGAATTGATTTAGGTTTTGAATTGTCTTGCGAGCATCACCGATGAGTAGCGTAGCTTTGCAATTACTTGTTTGTACTTGATGTTCGCTTGCTAATTGACTCAAAAGTTGCGGTATGGGTTCGTCCCAAGATTGCAGGAGTTCATGCGCGATCGCTGACGTTGGTACATTTGGATTTGTTTCTAAACCAACAACTTCGACGTAGCAACGCGGATTCACTTGCCAAATCGTTGCTAAAGCTGCTGCGGTGTTGTAACCTAAGCCATAGCAAATGTCTAATAACCTTATTTGAGGTTGCTGGGCTTTTTGTTGTAGTTGTGTTGGTTCGACAAACTTTCTTTCAGCTTCCTGACGCGCCCCATATTGACTGTGAAACGCTTCATTAAATTCTGTGGAAAAAAACGTAAATGAGCCATCGGCGGTACGCTGGGGAACAAATTCTTCGCTGCGCATAGTAACTCTTAGGCATAGAATATCTTTCAGGTTGACAATTTGTAATGATTCATTGAGTCAGTGGTTCGTGATGAACTGCTATCAAGTGTCGATCGCTAACTATTAACTAAAAAATGCGAGCAGTCAGTAGGCACTAATTAAATAACACATACAAGAGATTTATTGGGGAACGCAATA
The DNA window shown above is from Chroococcidiopsis sp. TS-821 and carries:
- a CDS encoding tRNA (5-methylaminomethyl-2-thiouridine)(34)-methyltransferase MnmD, whose protein sequence is MRSEEFVPQRTADGSFTFFSTEFNEAFHSQYGARQEAERKFVEPTQLQQKAQQPQIRLLDICYGLGYNTAAALATIWQVNPRCYVEVVGLETNPNVPTSAIAHELLQSWDEPIPQLLSQLASEHQVQTSNCKATLLIGDARKTIQNLNQFNFQADAIFLDPFSPPHCPQLWTVEFLKCVALCLAPDGRLATYSCAAAVRTALIQAGLNIGSTPPVGRRAPGTVAAWESIALPTLSPEEQEHLLTRAAIPYRDPQLSDCASVILQRRQQEQNASSLISTSQWKKHTNK